The Oncorhynchus masou masou isolate Uvic2021 unplaced genomic scaffold, UVic_Omas_1.1 unplaced_scaffold_3098, whole genome shotgun sequence genome includes the window catttttttaaaaatcTGCGTCAGTGACAATTATTTTAACAATTCAATGGATGTTTTGTGCACAAAGCTGATGACTAAAgagcagtgcttgacttggactgaaataggttctgGTACAAACTTTAGGTGCacgagctccacaatactttttgAGCTAACATTCTACAAGACGAACAGTAGAAAATGTGAGGTGCTGGAACTCATCtctggtgagctcctgcccaatgTGTCTTTATTATGCATTTTCAAATCGGACTTCACTATATGGTCGTGTATGGAAATTCGCTTCCTGTGACGGGTGTCAGTTAAACTGCAGTACCGAAGCCAAACTGTAGGAGCAGTCGAAACCGTAATTCTAGACCGGAACCGTGGCCCCTTGGGATAGACAGTCAGCCTTGAATATGCCCCCTGGAACGTGCCAGAGCGTCCGACGTAGCCCACTACCCAGCGTGTAGTAGCTAGCTTACCTGGTGTCGTTGAAATCGCTGCTGAAATGATTTTGAACTAAAACATATTTGAAAAGGAGCTATTCGAAGATACTACGTGAGTTTGATTGTTGATTTCACCTGCTATCAAACTATTTAGCGAGCTAGCTGTCTGACtaacgttatctagctagctaacgttaacataGCTAACTCGCCAGCGCTTCCCACAATTTGCTGCTAGCTAGTTAATGGCAGTATAAGCGGACAGTTAGTGAACGGATGAATGTCACAACTAGCTATATTAACCAAACAAGGCAACTGGCTAGTATCTTTCTGCCTTGGAATTCACAAATTTGATCCGgcattaacgttagctagctaacgttagctgacatCAAAGATATTTATAACTAACCCCTTTCTGTCTGTGCTGATATCTTGCTTGGAGACCATGATTCAGGTTGGTTGCGTTTCAGGCTGTGTTTTATGCAGTCGCCCTGCGTATCTGTCATTGGCCAAACTCAAATAGCACTGCTTTATCACACCGTCACGTTACTAGATTTTTGCTCACTGAATGGAACAAATGTTTCCCACCCACTTGTCACATCTGTTTGAGAGAAGGTTCTTTCTAAGTAGCTCATGAGAGTGGGTGGGTCCTTTCTACCTCAGTAGCTTACGAGGGAAGGTCATTTTTATTCTAGTTGCCCGTGTTCTTCAGTTTGTATCATGTGATGATGTTTTGGTGATGTGTTTTCGACTGTATAATACCTCTGGCAGAGTCATGGCAGAAGCTCATCAGGCTGTGGCGTTCCAGTTCACCGTCTCTCCAGATGGCATTGATCTGCAGTTGAGCCACGAGGCCCTGAGACAAATCTACCTGTCTGGCCTGCATTCCTGGAAGAAAAAGTTTATCCGCTTCAAGGTGCTCCAACACTTAAATTGTATTCAAACTTTGTCTCAAGGGAAATTAGCCATCAGACATACCAATACCGAGTTGTACAGACATTCAACAACATCAGATCACGTAAATGCAACCAACAGTGACGTTGATGTGTCAAACAGATGGGATATAATTTCCTCCACAGAATGGGGTGATGACCGGGGTGTACCCTGGCAGTCCCACCGGCCTGATGTTAGTGGTGGGGCTGTACATGGGGAGGGCAAAGTACGTCCAAGCTGACCCTTCCTTGGCACTGTTCACCAAAGTGGGTGCTCACCTGCCTGTTAGGTAAAGTCTCAACTCGCTATCCCAATGATGCTGACTAAACTTTGAAAAATATAGAATCACCATAGATAAAATGATAATTGCCTGATGTTTATGGCCAGTAAGTGATGCTTTGCCTCTCTCCTTGCAGTCGCTACATGTCCTTTGAGAAACAACAGGTGGTTGGTGGGGTGCTAGTTGGCACAGGGCTCTGGGTGGCTATTTTCTTCACCATGCGAACTGCACTCAAGTGGCTGCTCTCCTGGCATGGATGGATGTATGCCCATCACGGCACCGTGTCATGGAAGACACGCATCTGGCTGGTGAGTCGACTGCAAACGACCATGTCAGTTGTTGCCTCGTGGGAAACCAATGCCGGGTGGAGGTGGGGGCGACAGAAATATTATACCTAGAAGGATCATATGTCAGAAATATCTCCCCCAGACCAAATAAACAGAAGACTGGTggaaagaaaaaatatatatatgatccTTTTTATTTGAAGGTAGACTTCTCCTTTAACAGACCAGCCCATAATTGTGAGTGCAGGTACTGGTGAAAATCTTCTCCGGGAGGCGGAATCCCCAGTTGTACAGCTTCCAGACATCGTTACCACAGCTCCCTCTGCCCTCGGTGAAAGACACCATCAACAGAGTGAGTGACAGAAACAAAACACAGCTCCACTTAACCatcttttaaaaaatatatataataattaaaACCATTTACTAGAAGGGTACAATGTGGCTATTTTATAGAACTCCTGAAGGTGTGCAATGTTAGATTGTCATACATGTTTCCTCTGCCAGTACCTTGAATCTGCCCATCCGCTCATGGACGACGAACAGTACTTGAGGATGGAGGGTCTTGCCAAGGATTTTGAGAAAGGCCTGGGTCCTAAACTTCAGTGGTACCTGAAACTCAAATCCTGGTGGGCTACAAACTATGTAAGTCACGTTTAATTAAATATTGTTTTCATCAGATTTTCTTAGATAGCTTCATTAATTTTCCATAACTTGTCTTGCTGTTCTCAGGTCAGTGACTGGTGGGAGGAGTACATCTACCTAAGAGGCCGTGGACCAATCATGGTCAACAGCAACTACTATGCAATGGTAAGAGTCAGAACTAGCATTATATATAATCAAGCTGCTAGGAATGTAATAATATCACAGACTTACTGAACCCAGGGGTGCAACATCACAAGACTTCTGGGAACGCTTGTGAAACCAGACAGACCAGGCTGGGGTTTGAGAAGTGAAAAATTATTCAAAAGTTATTTATTTTCTCAAAATgtaaaggcacaacctagattggAGCCAATGTCTTTAAGTAGTTGAACATATTATTTCCCCAACCTGCATGTATACCTCGTGAAACTGACACGTTTTAATTTTTGTCAAAAAACATTAAAACATACATCTACCTGCAGCGAAGCTgcttaacatttacattacattcagtcatctTAAAGACTCCCATCCAGAGCAACCAGGGCACGTTGACTGATCTTGAACCAGCGACCTGTCGGCCACCGGCCCAAGCCCCCAACCACCAGGCCACCAAGATCCCCCCCCCACAGTTCCtgagagctgcccctcaaccatccaaGACCCCCCCCTCTGAAAAAACCTCTCCCACAATTCCACACACCTAAAACCCTCCCAAGCCACCGTCCCCCAATGCCCAAACCAACAAAATGAACAAAAGAGAAAACCAAAGGAAAACAACAGACATCAAGGACAACAGTATTCTAAACATCAAGGCCAACTGGATACATTTCGGTGCATGTGTGGCAatatttacgtgtgtgtgtgcacaactGTGCATTTtaatgtgtgtatatgcatgtgtacaagcACCTGCacagcatcagcctcaggcaataTCATTTTTTACTTTTGTCTTTGACTGTCATTCTATTCCCCCAGTCAGCAACttcactcccacttgtctccagttCCTCATCTTAACCCTCAgctcccctcagcccatcccacctatctctgctggccaccctcttcaCATTTCTATCTTTCAACTATGTTGTGATGTCTAACACACTTTGaatctatctaatcgaatagaatccacagattgcgagttgaagattagtaattgactgacctggtctctccagatctcccaacaatactatttctagggtcaatttgaGATGAATATTCAgatttttcagccattcctgaacctgagaccagtaCCAGGCTtcctgagggcaataccaaaacaaatggtctattgattctggaTCCTCACAACAACATCTGCAGAGCTGCCGATGATtgtatgccccaaatattcaacattttgttggttgCAAGAATTCTGTACAATAGTCTTGAATCTTGCATTGTTTTATATACTCTGTGCCATGGAAGACTAGCGAGAGCGGTGATGCTAGCACATTGCTAGCGAGAGCGGTGATACTAGAGCAGTGGTACCGGCGAGAGCGGTGACGCTAGCGAGAGCGGTGACGCTAGCGAGAGCGGTGACGCTAGCACATTGCTAGCGAGAGCGGTGACGCTAGAGCAGTGGTACCTAGCACATTGCTAGCGAGAGCGGTGATGCTAGCACATTGCTAGCGAGAGCGGTGATACTATAGCAGTGATACCAGCGAGAGCGGTGACGCTAGCGAGAGCGGTGATGCTAGCACATTGCTAGCGAGAGCGGTGATACAAGAGTAGTGGTACCGGCGAGAGCGGTGATACAAGAGTGGTACCGGTGAGAGCGGTGATACAAGAGTAGTGGTACCGGCGAGAGCGGCGGTACCGGCGAGCAATTTTCTCATAATttgacaggtatttacctctccatgtttgcaggatcttgtctatttttactAGTTTTCTTTTGAAATGTATTGTGGAGAACTCATTTATATCTTTtgtgaataccaagtatgtctactgcccagtcagcccattttataggtaaacgGCAATGTTAACGATCCaatatgtaatatggtacacttatcataattaggaTTTAGTCCGGAGAGGACAGAAAAGCTTTCTGGATCTTCGATGAGAGATGGCAGGGATCATATCGATGGCCGAAACGTATAGCTTATTAAAGAGCCGTGATGCTAGCGAGAGCCGTGATGCTAGCGAGAGCCGTGATGCTAGCGAGAGCCGTGATGCAGGTTTCTTcttttttgtaatttttttttcaACTGTCACCATGCACCTGCAACAAAGAcagctcagatgtgcgagtggcgtttttaaatgttttatggaAGGAGTACTTTTGAGAGGACAGCCTGCACATGCTCAGTTCGGCGCGAGACGACCGTTCGACCCGCTGACGTGTTTCTACTCATGAGCTTagcataacccactgttcctaggccgtcattgaaaataagaatttgttcttaactgacttgcctagttaaataaaggtaaaataaaaaaaaatactgtactgtctttgataagtttgttattaatattattatatgTTTATGGGTGTTTACCAATTTCATCAGACTCTATTTGATCAGATTCTCTTGGCAATATTTCTCTTTATCCCTTGTAGATGTTTTTTCTCATTCATTCAGTGATTGTCATCTTTTTCTccattctcactcctctctctcaggacttCCTGTATGTGTTCCCCACCAGTCTGCAGGCTGCTCGGCAGGCAATGCTATCCATGCCATCATGCTGTACAGGAGAATGCTGGACCGAGCGCAGATCAAACCGTAAATAGCCTTCACTTTTGGTCACTGCTTCTTATCTATTTGCTTTATGACCATAATGTGTGTTCCTCTTCCCTCTGTATTTAATACCAAATGACATAAATATGGTTGTTTCTGTTTCCACACTTGCGGACGGGATGTTTTCTCTGGTGCAGCTCTTTGCACTGGATAAAAGAGTTCCTCTTTTGCTCCGCCCAATGGGAGCGCTTGTTCAATACGTCCCGCCTCCCAGGCCTGGAACGGGGTAAGAGGAGGGAGCGTTATTGTCACAGACCAACTTTGGATCCAGCTCACCCTTATCCCTCCCACCCATTCCTGTCCCCATGGAATTCCTGTTTCACCAGCATGTTCCAGAAAACAAACCCGTGTATCACCCATTTGGCCTGCATTCATAACTGTTTGGTACTGTCTGAAACTGTAAGTGATTGTAAGTCCTTACTGGAATTACTGTTTTTTGCACCTAGTGTTTTTGTCCAGAAATATAGTTTATTTTGACCCAGACAACCATATTTCTCAAGTCTGTAACAGGCTGGTGAAATAGGATCAGCTATCTCAAACCCTTCCCCATCCCCTCTAATCATGCCCTtcaatattttgtattttttttttttaaatccccacCCATctgtctttcttctcttctcttccgtGGGAGAAAT containing:
- the LOC135534174 gene encoding carnitine O-palmitoyltransferase 1, liver isoform-like, producing the protein MAEAHQAVAFQFTVSPDGIDLQLSHEALRQIYLSGLHSWKKKFIRFKNGVMTGVYPGSPTGLMLVVGLYMGRAKYVQADPSLALFTKVGAHLPVSRYMSFEKQQVVGGVLVGTGLWVAIFFTMRTALKWLLSWHGWMYAHHGTVSWKTRIWLVLVKIFSGRRNPQLYSFQTSLPQLPLPSVKDTINRYLESAHPLMDDEQYLRMEGLAKDFEKGLGPKLQWYLKLKSWWATNYVSDWWEEYIYLRGRGPIMVNSNYYAMDFLYVFPTSLQAARQTPSSICRTAGTSWCTTGGYFKVPMFYDGKVLSPRAVEQQMERILADPLNPSRGRSAWPPLTAGDRVPWAEARELYLRQGRNQQALDTVEKAAFFVTLDDTEQRYKADDPIRSLDSYAKSLLHGKCYDRWFDKSFNLIVFRNGTMACAVDGPCEAGLHRGRPLQRKPHPSLPGPQRLQWNIPAECQTAIASSLMVAKALADDVDSHIIPFHCFGKGLIKKCRTSPDAFIQIALQLAHFR